Proteins encoded together in one Pelodiscus sinensis isolate JC-2024 chromosome 33, ASM4963464v1, whole genome shotgun sequence window:
- the LOC142823350 gene encoding uncharacterized protein LOC142823350: MNTFVSEQEVIDRAVYSEVVFLLDHMDDQDKASIALQIVKIAETKLAVIVTVLLEKLQQDEKNRVDIYCILEKVLQQDAQVLKRRLLSKIITLASNHMRETQVRGRSSGPSCRPAAGPAARSRAGGGTAAAITSPGASTPPTPTPGGRPPRCRRRPCAPAPGTRPPDEAAASNPASPDPQETAFSLDGDFLEEQRNDPTLSRAWEQAGGPESRDRAPFGGPQGPRFEIRGDLLYRLTQDPQTQAEICQLLVPQRLRTTVLRLAHDVPWAGHLGREKTLCRLAQRFFWPGIHHAVRDYCASCPECQRANPGGVPRAPLVPLPVVGTPFERIGLDLVGPLEQSANKNKYILVIVDYATRYPEAIPLRVTTARAIADELLKVFARVGLPKTILTDQGTNVTSKLITELCRLLNIHSLRTSVYHPQTDGLVERFNRTLKSMLRKFVDDDPRQWDRWLPALLFAVREVPQASTGFSPFELLYGRRPRGILDLLRETWEGQERRAQGTIHYVLQLRERLEELGRLAQENLRTAQETQARHYNQKAKMRSFQPGDRVLLLLPSSESKLLAKWQGPFEVVRKIGPVDYEVRLPGRRKDLRVYHVNLLKAWREREAMMITPFPPEDELGPQVGALREDPQVDVGQDLKEGQKQQLQELIARFPHVLSAKPGRTPLISHHIATKPGQKVRDSHRPLPRKMWDTVRQELKEMLALGVVEESRSEWRSPIVLVPKPNGSVRFCIDFRKVNAISQFDAYPMPRVDVLLERLGRARYISTLDLTKGYWQIPLTPRTKAKTAFPTPFGLYQFTMMPFGLHGAAATFQRLMDQVLAPHNAYAAAYIDDIIVYSEGWEEHLTHLEEVLKALGEARLTANPAKCHLGKEEVTYLGYTVGKGQVKPVIDKIQALREYPTPTTKRQVRQFLGLVGYYRRFVPNFSTIAAPLTDLTKNQHPRRVEWSAECERAFQTLRDHLTRGPVLAQPDFDRPFILQTDASEVGLGAVLSQEVEGVEHPLLYLSRKLYPRETRYSTIEREALAVKWAVDALSS; the protein is encoded by the exons ctgtttacagcgaggttgttttcctcctggaccatatggacgatcaagataaggcctctattgcccttcagattgtcaagatagctgagaccaaactggctgtcattgtgactgttctgctagaaaaacttcagcaggatgag aaaaacagagtagacatttactgtatcctggagaaagtattacagcaggatgcccaggtcctaaagagaaggctactgagcaaaataataacacttgcctcaaaccacatgagagagactcaggtaa gaggcaggagctccggcccaagctgcaggcccgccgccGGACCTGCCGCCAGATCCAGAGCCGGAGGAGGCACCGCTGCGGCTATCACCAGCCCTGGGGCGAGCACGCCCCCAACACCGACGCCCGGTGGCCGTCCGCCCCGCTGCAGAAGACgcccctgtgcccctgccccagggacaagaccGCCGGACGAGGCTGCTGCCAgcaacccagcatcgccag ATCCCCAAGAAACTGCTTTCTCCCTGGATGGCGATTTCCTAGAGGAACAAAGGAACGACCCAACCCTCAGCCGGGCCTGGGAGCAGGCGGGAGGACCCGAGTCGAGGGACCGGGCCCCCTTTGGGGGGCCCCAAGGCCCGAGGTTCGAGATACGGGGTGACTTGCTGTACCGCCTGACCCAAGACCCGCAGACCCAAGCCGAGATCTGCCAGCTGCTGGTACCTCAGCGGCTTCGGACGACGGTATTGCGATTGGCCCACGATGTGCCCTGGGCAGGCCACCTGGGCCGGGAAAAAACATTGTGCAGACTAGCCCAGCGGTTCTTCTGGCCGGGAATACATCATGCGGTGAGGGactattgtgcatcatgccccgaATGCCAGCGGGCTAACCCCGGAGGGGTCCCCCGAGCCCCGTTGGTCCCTCTGCCCGTGGTAGGGACGCCCTTTGAACGCATAGGGTTGGACTTGGTCGGGCCGCTGGAGCAAAGCGCCAATAAGAACAAATACATTCTGGTCATTGTGGACTACGCCACTCGATACCCAGAGGCGATTCCCCTCCGGGTCACGACAGCTCGCGCCATTGCTGACGAACTTTTAAAGGTGTTCGCCCGGGTGGGTCTCCCGAAGACAATCCTAACAGACCAGGGGACCAACGTAACATCCAAGCTGATAACGGAGTTGTGCCGCCTACTGAACATCCATTCCCTGAGAACCTCCGTGTACCACCCTCAGACGGATGGGCTGGTGGAACGGTTCAACaggacactgaagtcaatgttgcGGAAATTCGTCGACGACGACCCCCGACAGTGGGACAGATGGTTGCCCGCTCTTCTCTTCGCTGTAAGGGAGGTCCCCCAAGCCTCCACGGGATTTTCCCCATTCGAATTATTGTATGGCCGGCGACCGCGGGGAATTCTGGACTTACTGAGAGAGACTTGGGAGGGACAAGAGAGACGCGCCCAGGGGACCATCCACTACGTGTTACAACTACGAGAGCGGTTAGAAGAATTGGGCCGGCTAGCCCAGGAGAACCTGCGGACGGCGCAGGAAACACAAGCACGCCACTACAACCAAAAGGCGAAGATGCGGAGCTTTCAACCCGGGGATCGGGTGTTACTCTTATTGCCCTCCTCGGAGTCCAAGCTATTAGCAAAATGGCAAGGACCCTTCGAAGTCGTGCGGAAGATCGGGCCAGTCGATTACGAGGTGAGGCTACCAGGGCGGCGGAAAGATTTACGAGTGTACCATGTAAACCTCCTGAaggcctggagggagagggaagcaatgatgatcacccccttccccccagaggacgAGTTGGGACCACAAGTGGGAGCCTTGAGGGAGGACCCCCAGGTAGATGTTGGGCAAGACCTAAAGGAGGGACAAAAGCAACAGCTACAAGAACTCATAGCGCGATTCCCCCATGTGTTGTCCGCTAAACCAGGAAGGACCCCGTTAATTAGCCACCACATTGCCACAAAACCGGGGCAGAAAGTACGGGACAGTCACCGTCCCCTGCCCAGGAAGATGTGGGACACCGTGCGCCAAGAACTAAAAGAAATGTTGGCCCTAGGGGTGGTGGAAGAATCCCGCAGCGAGTGGAGGAGCCCCATAGTGCTGGTCCCCAAGCCCAATGGCTCAGTGAGGTTTTGCATCGACTTCCgcaaggtgaacgccatctcccAGTTCGATGCTTACCCCATGCCCCGGGTAGATGTACTACTAGAACGCCTGGGGAGGGCCAGATATATTTCGACCCTGGACCTCACTAAAGGATATTGGCAAATCCCGTTGACACCGAGGACGAAAGCCAAAACAGCATTCCCAACCCCTTTTGGGCTCTACCAATTCACGATGATGCCTTTCGGACTGCATGGAGCCGCTGCCACATTTCAGCGGCTGATGGATCAAGTCTTGGCACCCCACAATGCGTATGCAGCGGCGTACATCGATGATATTATTGTGTACAGCGAAGGATGGGAGGAACATCTAACCCACTTAGAGGAGGTATTGAAGGCCCTAGGGGAAGCCAGGTTAACAGCGAACCCGGCCAAATGTCACCTAGGGAAAGAAGAGGTAACCTACTTGGGGTATAcggtggggaagggacaggtgaAACCCGTAATAGATAAAATCCAGGCCCTCCGAGAATACCCCACTCCCACCACGAAACGACAGGTGAGGCAGTTCCTGGGGTTGGTGGGGTATTACCGGCGCTTTGTCCCTAACTTTTCCACCATAGCAGCCCCCCTGACGGACCTGACCAAAAACCAACACCCGCGGCGGGTAGAGTGGTCAGCAGAGTGTGAGAGGGCGTTTCAGACCTTGAGGGACCACCTTACCCGGGGACCGGTATTAGCCCAGCCGGATTTTGACAGGCCCTTCATCCTACAGACGGATGCTTCCGAGGTAGGACTCGGGGCCGTGCTATCCCAGGAGGTAGAGGGAGTAGAACACCCGCTGCTATACTTAAGCCGCAAGTTGTACCCGAGGGAAACCCGGTACTCCACCATAGAGAGGGAGGCACTGGCCGTGAAATGGGCCGTGGACGCACTAAG CTCCTAA